A stretch of DNA from Phalacrocorax carbo chromosome 16, bPhaCar2.1, whole genome shotgun sequence:
CAGCGCTTTTGTGTAGGGATCCATCACAAGGACCCGTGTGCAAAGGACCAAGTGGGGCCCCTTCACCTCGCTCAGGTACCCTGCGTTTGGGGTGTTCTCCCCTTCCATAAAACACTCCATCAGGAGAGACATTCCCCTCTTTAACTGGGTGGTGAGGAGGTGTGTCTGGGGCAGCGATGGAGCAGCCAGCATCGGTCGGCTGCATCGCCTGGCAGCACAGAGTCCCCGGGGAAGGGCACGGATCCGCGCAATGAGGATGCGGCAGCGCCCGCTCCGGGGGTGCACCGGGGTTTGGGTGACACGCCTGGGATGCTGGCTGCGCTGAGGAGTTGCCCAGGGATGTCTGGCTGACCTCTATCAGCCTTGGAGGTCATCCCTTTGCACGTTAATTGACCACGAGCTGATACCTTCTAGCTGACAATCCTTGAGCATACAGCAGGGCCCGTGTTTATACAGTGGAATTTTcttagggtttggggttttgtgggtgttttttgctttttggacTTGTAGGGGCTCGCTTTCCCTCTGTCCCCTTTGTTGGGTGTATAGATAGGGTTCAATGACGGCCATTTCCCTATCTCATGCCTCTCCCAAGATGTGTATATGTGGCTGGAGGGCAGAAGAACGCAGCCCTTGGCTGGAAACGCCTGCTGTCCTGCACTTGCAGCCTGGAGACACCTCAGGTTAGCAAGGGGTCCTTGCAGAGCTtgtggtgtccccagggcatCTTGGTTTATCCCGAAGTGATGGCCTGTGGTTGGATGTTGTGGTTCCTGCTGACCCAACACCCTGGAGAGGTTGATTTGGGGTTGTTGCCTGTATTGGTGCTGCTTGGGCTGTCGTGGGGTTCTCCTTGTACCCATCCTGAGTTTATGTAGTCCCAGAAGCGCCCCTACAGTCTCTGTCCAGAACAAAAGAGCAGTTCAAACTCTGCCCTACCTGGCCCGGtgtgcccagccctgggaaCCTGGGGCCAGGCACCAGCAAGATTGCGTAGGAAGAAAACCCAGTGTGCCCCTAAGAGCAGAGTAGGTGATTAAAAGTGTTTTCTGCTCCTGTCCAGGCTCAGCAGCTTGGTCTAAAACAATGTGTAGGGGTGTACGTAAGACTGACGTCTGTGCACCATTtatgactcttttttttctgacttaatCTGTGGCTCCTGCAGTTAAAATTAATAAGGCTAATAAGGCTTTTGTTTTATGAAAGGTAAAGTTTATAGAGAGAGATTGTATCTTTACCAGATCAATGGGAAAATAGAGCCAGGCTTTTGCAGGGTcggtggggctgggagaggctgcCTCGCCGCGCTCAGGCTCGGGAAGGGAAGGACTGACACACCCCAGAGGTGCTGGATCGGTGCAGTCCTCCGGGGGCAGGGGAAATCAGGGGTTACCCCACCTTTTATCCACCTCAGAAAaaggctgctggcaggcagggtgGTGTCAGACCAGCCAGAGGCACTGGTCCCTTCTGGTTTTAGTGATCTAGGTGTGGAGGGGAAAGGTGGTTCGGAATGTGTGAGCCCAGGCTGGCAGTTTGGGCTGTCGGGTGGAAAATCGCATCTCTCGATTGCAAGTATCGTGATTGccagttttttcctttttctttattctttggTGGATGCACACCCGTCTGTAGGAAAAGGCTTGATGATTTCTGCCACCTTTGCAGTGATCTTTATTAGAACAGCAAACCCTGATATCTCAGGGCACAGACAAAGCTCAGCTGTGCTATTTTGGCAtgtgctctcccagcctggcagcGTGGGCTTTCTGAGGCTCTGTTTGGACTCTGGGTACAGCAGAGGGGCCCGTTTCTatctcctgcagcccaggacTCCTGCTCTGGAAGCCCCCTCAATCATACCGTGGTTCACGTAGAGCTGCAGGCACCCACAAACGTGTGCTGGGGCCCCACCGCTGCGTGCACTGGGGctgcctgggtgctggggctgtgctcgCAGCCTCAAGGCACGCACAGGCTTGAGGGTGCAGCGCAGGCACCCCTTCAGGGCACGGGAGATCGAATTGGCCATGGCATTGGATTGATTTCTATGTCTTAGGTCCCTTCAGGAGTTCAATGTTACAGTGAAAATCAATAAATAACTTCGCGTACAAAAAcgttcatatattttaaaaaatcatgatctatttaaaaaaaaagaaaaaagaagaaagaaaaacaaatctctcTATCATTCCCCAGACTGTATTGCCCATACGATCTTTAAGGTTCTTGAGCCCCGATCCAGGAGAACTGAGGGGGAAAATAGTGTGCTTAGAGCAGCCAGACCAGGACCGCCTGCACAGCTCTCCTGTAGAGACGGGCTGCCCTCgggaagaggaggctgcggggagcaAACCCACTCGCAGCAGCGGGGCCTCccgggagaggaaggaaaacagcagaggCTGATACAGGGAAGGGTCAAGAGGGCCAATATAAACAGGCAATACAGAGAGGAAAGATTAAAATGTTTCCCCGAAGGCTTTGGTGATCACCGGTCTGTTTTTCACATCTCTGCAGGGGAGTGGTTTCCAACTGGCCGTACCAGAAGCTGAAGTGGTTTCCCTTTCTTTGCCTTCCACGCCTGCGTCGGCCCCTCGGACCCAGCGGGTCTCTGCGTGCAGGCAGGCACCGACTGTCCAAGGGTGCCGAGCACCCGCTGGGGAGTACATCGGTGGCATGGAGTgaacaggcttttaaaaaggaaggtgaGTCTCTCCGTGAGCCAAGGGTAATCACCGTGATCCTGCTCTGGAcaccttcctctttttttttttaaatctttttttcttttaagctttaAGAACTTCAGACACACACGTGCACATCCACACACAagtagcaaaaataaaatctggacTATGTTTGGATGATCTTCACTGACGATTCATAAATGCCCCAACACTGCAAGGGGACGTGATTCACGCAGCGCTAGGGACCCCTTGGGACATCTGGGTGGTCTCCCAGCCCTGGGGTAGGAAGAAGGTGGATTGGTTGAGGAGGATCTCATCTTCCTTGCGAGGGGGCTCTTTAGGACATGATGTAGACCTCCAGCAAACTGGCCACTGCGTGCATTCGGTAGAAGATGCCAAAGGGCAGGCAAATGTCCACGATGGCCGGCCACATGGAATCGCCATAGAAGTTCAGTTCTGTGTCATTGTCAAACTGGGGCCGGGCACCAAATGCTGGCATGATCCAGAGCTGTTTGATGAAACAGGAGAACAACATTGCAGTGAGAAAGGTCTGTGGAACAGCAAGCACTTGCAATCACAGCTAATGAGAGATGGGAGAAGAGCGACCTTCTGAGCACGGGACCTATGCCAGGAGCCTGTGTTTACATTGAGAGAAGGTATGATCTAGCATTGTATCTTAAGCCCAGTTTTGATTTGTGCTGAGACAGACTTGAGCCAAGTGCCGAAGCACGCACCAGAGGAAGAACTTCAGCGTGTTTTGTGTTAGCATGAACCTGGCCTGTCCAAACTCTTTGGATGGAGCAAGCGTGGGTAGGGCTGAGCCGGCCGCAGCTCGGCCTCCCCAGGCTCGGTTGTGTGTGTTTGGCTCAGAAGCCCAGCCAGCATGCGTATCTGGTTGCATGGGGCTTGTCAGCGCATCCTCTGTGAGCTTAAGTGTAAAACCAGTTTGAGGACATGATGTGACTGGCTAGAGGGGAATTTGGAGGTTATTTAGAGACATAGCACGTGCTCGGCTGCTTTGGAGGTGCAGCTGCAATCCTATGTTTCTTTCACAGGGAGCTGCAGTCCCCTGGCTGCTCTTGGAAGTGGAAACCCCAACTGAAGTTGTCAGTGagcagcttctcacagcagCTGGGATCAGTGTTTGGGCTCCTAGGCCATGGGCTTTGAGAAGAGACATGCTGCCATTTCTCAAGAAACCCCAGACTTCACCCCGGGTATTTGTCACTTTATGTCCTTTCTTTAGGGGTGTAAGGGAAggatttaatgtattttattgcttttagtAAGCTATTCTTACGTATCTGCTAATAcccaattaaaaatacagaagctgaTTCTTCTCTTGTACCCACTGATTTCTATTGTCCGATATTCTGGTGATAAGTGACAGGTTTATTGGCAGCACCTAAAATGTCTTAGCTCCAGGGCGGTTGCTCTTGCTTGTGACAAAGGAACGACAGCTCTCTGCACATGCAGGTGTAGGTAAGTGTGCTCTCTGTATagcagaggcacagaaaggaCTCTTTTTGCATGGGCCGTATCCTTTCCTTCACGGACACTTCTCCCTTGTGCttgcttccctctcccccaccctgaCAAACTCTTCTCTCTGCGGGTACTCACTATGATGTTGCTCAGCAGGAGGAACATGGAGATCTCCCTTAAGAACTTCCTCCTCCAGTTCATCTTCTTGGGGGCGGTGAGGGACCGCACGAGGTCAGAAAGGTGGTTGGCTTCGGTGCCAGAGGCGGTGCTGGGGGCCAAGGTGCTGCTGGTGTCGGGCACGCGGAGGCTCACTGCATTGATGTTGACAAAGGTGAGTCCATAGAGATCCTTCTGGTGAGAATCATGCTTGTGGTCTTCCTTGGGGGGTTGCCGATGAAGGCCTTCGATAATGAAGACGTTCTGGAAGGTGTGCTGGGCAATCATTAGGAGGGCATAGGTGAGGTTGAGTGCGCTGATAGCGTCCCTTGGTGTGCTGGCTACAATGGCCACAATGGAGTAGTAGGAAATAGCATACTGCCCCAAGGCTGCACCCATCAGCAGGGCCACATCCAGCGTCCTGGTTGGGTTCTTGTGCCgatccatgtctctcttgtcaAACCGGTAGATGACAGAGCCACCAATGCAGACAAGAGACATCAGGCCCAGACAAACGATGTTGAAGATGTAGTACATGGTGAGTGCTTGGCTCTTCTTGCTGGATTCAGTGCTGGAATTTACCTGCACCTCGTAAAGAATAAGGACTCCCAAACCACTCACCAGAGTGATGAGGCCCAACACAATGCCTACAAAGAAGGTCCTTCGGAAGAGCCTGAACTTCAGGCGGTGAATGTGGTGGGAGTGGTGGTCTATGAAGCGTCCAACATTCTTCCACATGACATAGACCATGGCAGAGGCAAAGAGACTGTACTCAATGTTAAAGGGGTACAGCCAAAAGTAGCCGTTCTTGAAGATCTGGCAGATTTGGCTGTTGCAATTGCATGCTTCAGCTGAGCTACTTCTCATTCCCGCTGAAACAAGATAAAAACACATAGATGCGGTGGTATTAAAACCAGGAGCCAGCACTTGTTAGCAGCCCTGAAGAACTGGATACTTAGGGTCAGTGAAAAACAAGATCAAGGACAGAAGAATATGTGACCACTTTGAAACAAGGACACTTCAACCTCAGCTTTCTGGTGCTCATGTTCTTTCTGAAGAAGTTAGGTGGCAGGTtaaatctttttccttccctgcttcaTTCCCATCCCATTTGTACAGGGCCTTCCACCTTTCTGATTCCTCTGTGCTACAGGTTAAGAAATGAACATTAGGACCTGGCTTTTAACCAAACCAGCTCTGTTAAAGGAACCTTCAGCTCTAGATAGGCCTTCTGAAAAGGGATAAAACCTGACTTGCAGAACAATTTCTACCTCATGGGCTCCCTCCCTGGCCCAGATGGCTTCGCAAATGGGCAGCTTACCTTTCAGGAGCCACCTGAAGATTTCCTCTGTCATGTTCTTCTTCAGCTTTGAATGTGCTTTGTGAACAGACTCATCTGTCACCGCTGACATCCACACTGCTAAGTTTGTAGTCAGTGTTAGCATCAAGCCGCACCTGCAGAAGGACAAGGTTAATGAGATTAAAGCAATGGCTCCGGGCCCTGTTGCTCCCATCCACGTTAGATGTGCATGTGCTCAGAGGGACTGTGGGAGCTCCCTGAAGTGGTGCAAGGACTCTAGTGGTCAAGGCTAGAAATCCTGAtccctgctttgctgctctCGCACTCTTCCTATTTTTTTGTCCATGCTCATGAGAATTGGCAAGGCCTGATTCTTCTTGTTGGTTTTGGAAGAGCTTTTCAATAGTGAATTTATTAATAGGTCTGATTGGTTTCCAGTAGAACCAGTCTTGCAAAAACGGACAAGATCTTGTTTTAGCCTGAGGCTTGCCCGCTGCATCGTTGTCTTCCCCAGGGAAGCAAAAGTCAGCTATGAatcattttatttaatgctaattatttatttaatactaATCTGCTTGATCCAAAGAGCAGCGGTGCTTACCTGGTCACGTTCAGGTGTACGTGGACACAGTCTTTGGCAGAGATCCACAGGAAGTATGTCTGGCGGGGCAAGAAAAGAAGTTGTTATTTCcaacaaagcaagaaagcaaaccACAACACTGTGAAGTAGGGATCTCCTTGCTCAGTAGAGAGCAAGCTGGAGCCTCTTTTGCTTGGGTCCCTCTGGGCCCAGCCTACTAGCCCATGATCCTGGCCATTTGCTGGATGTGGTCTGCTCTTTCTttgctcctcctgccctgtcctACTGCCATTGCTCTGCCCGTGGCCAGCCCCTGCTCCTGTCTAAACTGTCCCTGTCTGACCTCTTCCCTCCTTGGTGTTGTCCCAGAGCAGGTGGTCCTCTGTGTAGGACTTCAAACTGCgaggcagcccctgccctgactgtcctcctccttccccatccttCGTGGGAGAGGAGGCCTGGGTGGCCGGGGGCTGCTTAGAGTTTGTGATGAGCCACCCTCGCGTAAGCCAAAATGTCACAGGATGAGAACAAGTTTAAATCAATTTATGTCCGTGGGATCAGAGCTCCTTCTGCTGGTGGCTCTGTCTCTCTACCCCTGCCTGAGACAGAGCATAACCATCTCACCTGGACGACCACGAATATTGCTTGCACAATGGGGTAGATTATTTTGATTGCAGACAGGCAGCTGTAGAAGCTCGAGTAATATCCTATTTTGAACACATCCATGACAAGGCTGAAAATGGCAAATAGGACCAGGCCTCCTGTTGAGAAACCAAGATACCTGTGGTTGGACAGGTGTAGGCACACGTGGGGTAATGCAGATAgatgagaggaagaagagaaactaTTGCATGGAAAGGCTTTGCCTCTACCTCTGTCTTTCCACTCCCACCCCCAAATTACCTTGTCACCAACAGAATTGTACGATAATTCTGGCTGGAAGGGATTTTCACTCAATCCTGTACACCGACCGGGGCTAGCAGCTCTTGCAAGAGGTAGGGCAAGTCTGGGAAGGAGCCTGGTGTAAGGTACCAAGAGCCCTTGCAGATAAAGGGAGACCTGGCAGTGAAACCAGTGGAGGGACTAGGAGCTAACCTTCTGAAGCAGGGCATGGTGCCATGCTCCAGCATAACAGGGGGAGACTGTGCCCCAGATTGGGGCAGATGAGATAAGGACAGaggtaaggtctccccagatCTGGGGAGACCTTAGTGTGGCCTTCCAGCGCTTAAAGGGGGACcataggaagggtgggggcgacctcttcagcaaggcctcttgtgacaggacaaggggggttgattttaaactaaagaaggggagatttagactggatataagga
This window harbors:
- the OTOP2 gene encoding proton channel OTOP2; translation: MTEEPVRKDSEIRHPNSGMGCGHKDDKASLASSQIAFSHQPHQPPSAPASKEVWKKGGRMFSILLAVHLALLACTLVSSGAFEKIAVHDYDVFFLLTVMMLIVIIWIIFYLAGTSRCPDAILCKDSHAGPIWLRGGLVLFAIFSLVMDVFKIGYYSSFYSCLSAIKIIYPIVQAIFVVVQTYFLWISAKDCVHVHLNVTRCGLMLTLTTNLAVWMSAVTDESVHKAHSKLKKNMTEEIFRWLLKAGMRSSSAEACNCNSQICQIFKNGYFWLYPFNIEYSLFASAMVYVMWKNVGRFIDHHSHHIHRLKFRLFRRTFFVGIVLGLITLVSGLGVLILYEVQVNSSTESSKKSQALTMYYIFNIVCLGLMSLVCIGGSVIYRFDKRDMDRHKNPTRTLDVALLMGAALGQYAISYYSIVAIVASTPRDAISALNLTYALLMIAQHTFQNVFIIEGLHRQPPKEDHKHDSHQKDLYGLTFVNINAVSLRVPDTSSTLAPSTASGTEANHLSDLVRSLTAPKKMNWRRKFLREISMFLLLSNIILWIMPAFGARPQFDNDTELNFYGDSMWPAIVDICLPFGIFYRMHAVASLLEVYIMS